From the genome of Lentilactobacillus buchneri, one region includes:
- a CDS encoding DNA-directed RNA polymerase subunit beta, translated as MKNLAGHLVKYGKHRTRRSYARIKEVLDLPNLIEIQTNSYNWFLHEGLKETFDGIMPIDDFQGKLSLEFVDYQLLTPKYTVDEAREHEANYSAPLHITLKLTNHETGEIKTQDVFFGDFPLMTDQGTFIINGAERVIVSQLVRSPGVYYHADKDKNGRDSFGTTVIPNRGAWLEFETDAKNIAYVRIDRTRKIPLTELIRALGFGSDSEIIDILGDNDSLGLTLEKDVHKDTDDSRVEESLKDIYERLRPGEPKTADSSRSLLTARFFDPKRYDMAPVGRYKTNKKLSLKNRLLGLTLAETLADPDTGEVIAQKGTVVTKDVMKDLAPFLDNDEFKAYTFTPSDEAVVTEPMTVQIIKVQSVNDPDRVVPLIGNDNIPLSFKHITPADIISAMNYFFNLQEGIGSIDDIDHLGNRRIRSVGELLQNQFRIGLSRMERVVRERMSIQDTSTVTPQQLINIRPVVASIKEFFGSSQLSQFMDQTNPLGELTHKRRLSALGPGGLTRDRAGYEVRDVHYTHYGRMCPIETPEGPNIGLINSLSSYARVNKYGFIETPYRRVDWTTHKVTDRIDYLTADEEDNFVIAQANSPLNDDGSFVNNIVMARHKSNNIEIGIDKVDYMDVSPKQVVAVATACIPFLENDDSNRALMGANMQRQAVPLIDPHAPLVGTGIEYKAAHDSGVALICKNEGTVEYVDAREIRVRRDDKSLDKYKLMKFRRSNGGKNYNQRPIVKVGDRVDADEILADGPSMEGGELALGQNPVVAFMTWQGYNFEDAIAISERLVKDDVYTSIHIEEYESETRDTKLGPEEMTREIPNVGEDALKNLDEDGTVRIGAEVHDGDILVGKVTPKGVTELSAEERLLHAIFGEKSREVRDTSLRVPHGGGGIIQDVKIFTRENGDELSPGVNKMVRVYIAQKRKIQVGDKMSGRHGNKGTVSVVIPEEDMPFLPDGTPVDIMLSPMGVPSRMNIGQVLELHLGMAARRLGIHVATPVFDGARDKDIWDAVKEAGMPSDGKYILYDGRTGEPFDKKIAVGVMHYLKLAHMVDDKIHARSIGPYSLVTQQPLGGKAQFGGQRFGEMEVWALEAYGAAYTLQEILTYKSDDVVGRVKTYEAIVKGEPIPKPGVPESFRVLVKELQSLGLDMKVLDASHKEIELRDLDDDDDVVNVDALSKLADKKKEQEDHAAKQPADQVETPSKSTNVNNSND; from the coding sequence GTGAAAAACTTGGCAGGACATTTAGTTAAATATGGAAAACACCGTACCCGACGAAGTTATGCACGAATTAAAGAAGTGCTTGATTTACCGAACCTGATTGAAATCCAGACTAATTCTTACAACTGGTTTTTACATGAGGGACTTAAGGAAACCTTCGACGGCATTATGCCAATCGATGACTTTCAGGGCAAGCTTTCTTTAGAGTTTGTCGATTATCAATTATTAACACCAAAGTACACCGTTGATGAGGCGCGTGAACACGAAGCAAACTATTCTGCTCCACTTCACATTACCTTAAAATTAACCAATCATGAGACTGGCGAAATTAAGACGCAAGATGTGTTTTTTGGCGATTTTCCATTAATGACTGATCAAGGAACATTTATTATTAATGGTGCTGAACGAGTAATTGTTTCACAATTGGTTCGTTCACCCGGCGTTTATTACCATGCTGATAAAGATAAGAATGGCCGTGATTCATTTGGTACTACTGTTATTCCTAACAGAGGTGCTTGGCTTGAATTTGAAACCGATGCAAAAAATATCGCGTACGTTCGAATTGATCGAACACGAAAAATTCCTTTAACAGAATTAATTAGAGCCCTCGGCTTTGGCAGTGATTCAGAAATCATTGACATCTTGGGCGACAACGACAGTTTAGGTTTGACCTTGGAAAAAGATGTTCATAAAGACACTGACGATTCACGTGTTGAAGAGTCACTGAAGGATATTTACGAACGTCTACGTCCAGGTGAGCCTAAGACTGCTGATTCATCAAGAAGCTTGCTGACTGCTCGTTTCTTTGATCCAAAACGTTATGACATGGCGCCCGTTGGCCGTTACAAGACCAACAAGAAACTGAGCTTAAAGAACCGCCTGTTAGGTTTGACACTGGCTGAAACCCTTGCCGATCCTGATACCGGTGAAGTGATTGCTCAAAAGGGCACCGTTGTCACGAAAGATGTTATGAAGGACTTGGCACCATTCCTTGATAACGATGAATTTAAAGCTTACACCTTTACCCCTTCAGATGAAGCCGTTGTGACTGAACCAATGACTGTTCAAATCATTAAAGTTCAATCAGTTAACGATCCTGACCGAGTGGTTCCTTTAATTGGTAATGACAACATTCCATTGAGCTTCAAGCACATTACTCCAGCTGACATCATTTCAGCAATGAACTACTTCTTTAACCTTCAAGAAGGCATTGGTTCAATTGATGATATTGATCACTTGGGTAACCGTCGAATTCGCTCAGTCGGTGAATTGCTGCAGAACCAGTTCCGAATTGGCCTGTCACGGATGGAACGAGTTGTTCGTGAAAGAATGTCAATTCAGGATACTTCAACTGTGACACCACAACAATTGATCAATATTCGTCCAGTTGTTGCCTCAATCAAAGAATTCTTTGGTTCATCACAGCTTTCTCAATTCATGGACCAGACCAACCCGCTTGGTGAATTAACTCATAAGCGTCGTTTGTCTGCCCTTGGACCTGGTGGTTTGACTCGTGACCGTGCCGGATATGAAGTCCGGGATGTTCACTATACCCACTATGGCCGGATGTGTCCGATTGAAACCCCTGAAGGCCCTAACATTGGATTGATTAACAGTTTGTCCAGTTACGCTCGGGTTAACAAATATGGTTTCATTGAAACACCATACCGGCGTGTTGATTGGACCACTCATAAGGTTACTGATCGAATTGATTATTTGACTGCTGACGAAGAAGATAACTTTGTTATTGCCCAGGCCAACTCACCATTGAATGATGATGGTTCGTTTGTCAATAACATCGTTATGGCCCGTCACAAGTCAAACAACATTGAAATTGGTATCGACAAGGTCGATTACATGGATGTTTCGCCTAAGCAAGTAGTTGCCGTGGCCACTGCATGTATTCCTTTCTTGGAAAACGATGACTCCAACCGTGCTTTGATGGGTGCCAACATGCAGCGTCAGGCCGTTCCTTTGATCGATCCTCATGCACCACTTGTTGGTACTGGTATCGAATACAAGGCCGCTCATGATTCTGGTGTTGCACTGATCTGTAAGAATGAAGGAACTGTTGAATACGTTGATGCTCGTGAAATTCGAGTACGTCGTGACGACAAGTCCCTTGATAAATATAAATTAATGAAATTCCGTCGTTCAAATGGCGGTAAGAACTACAACCAGCGTCCAATCGTGAAGGTTGGCGACCGAGTTGATGCTGACGAAATCTTAGCAGATGGCCCATCAATGGAAGGCGGAGAATTGGCACTTGGCCAAAACCCTGTCGTTGCATTTATGACTTGGCAAGGATACAACTTCGAAGATGCCATCGCGATCAGCGAACGTCTGGTTAAAGATGACGTTTACACTTCAATTCATATTGAAGAGTACGAATCAGAAACTCGCGACACCAAATTAGGACCTGAGGAAATGACTCGAGAAATTCCTAACGTTGGTGAAGATGCTTTGAAGAACCTTGATGAAGATGGTACTGTTCGAATTGGTGCCGAAGTTCATGATGGTGACATCTTGGTTGGTAAAGTTACCCCTAAAGGTGTGACTGAATTATCAGCTGAGGAGCGTTTGCTTCACGCAATCTTTGGTGAGAAATCACGAGAAGTTCGTGATACCTCATTGAGAGTTCCTCATGGTGGCGGCGGAATCATCCAGGATGTTAAGATCTTCACTCGTGAAAACGGGGATGAGCTTTCACCTGGTGTTAATAAGATGGTTCGTGTCTACATCGCTCAAAAACGTAAGATTCAAGTTGGTGATAAGATGTCCGGCCGTCACGGTAACAAGGGTACTGTTTCTGTTGTTATTCCAGAAGAAGATATGCCATTCTTGCCTGATGGGACACCAGTTGACATCATGTTGAGTCCCATGGGTGTGCCATCACGGATGAACATTGGACAAGTTTTGGAACTCCATTTGGGAATGGCTGCCCGCAGACTCGGAATTCACGTTGCAACACCTGTTTTTGATGGTGCTCGTGATAAAGATATCTGGGATGCAGTTAAAGAAGCCGGCATGCCTTCAGATGGTAAGTACATCTTGTATGATGGCCGAACTGGTGAACCATTCGATAAGAAGATTGCCGTTGGTGTCATGCATTATCTTAAGTTGGCCCACATGGTTGACGATAAGATCCATGCACGTTCAATTGGACCTTACTCATTGGTTACCCAACAACCACTTGGTGGTAAAGCACAATTTGGTGGCCAGCGTTTTGGTGAAATGGAAGTTTGGGCACTTGAAGCTTATGGTGCCGCATATACTCTCCAAGAAATCTTGACTTACAAATCAGATGACGTTGTTGGCCGTGTCAAGACCTACGAAGCCATTGTGAAGGGTGAGCCAATTCCAAAGCCGGGTGTACCGGAATCATTCCGGGTTCTTGTTAAGGAATTGCAGTCATTAGGCCTTGATATGAAGGTTCTCGATGCGAGTCATAAAGAGATTGAACTTCGTGATCTTGATGACGATGACGACGTTGTAAACGTTGACGCATTGAGCAAATTGGCTGACAAGAAGAAAGAGCAGGAAGATCATGCAGCTAAACAACCTGCTGATCAAGTTGAAACACCAAGTAAATCAACCAACGTTAACAACAGTAATGACTAG